The Maridesulfovibrio sp. genomic sequence TTGTCATCGCACCCACAAATGGGACTAACGACGCCACACAGAATAATGCGACACAGGCCAATGCCACGGCAAAAACTATTCTTTCTTTCAATGGTACAGATGTAGGGAACTCCACAGCCCCCGCGAAGAAAGATGAAGAAGTTAAAAATACGGAAGAAGAAAAACACAGCCTGCAGGCAGGTAAACTGAAATCCATCTACTTCAAAGAAGTTGACGGCCAGACCAGAATAAGCCTTGATCTCGGCGGTGCTCCTCTTTCCTACACATCTTTCTTCCTGAAAGATCCGAACCGCCTTGTCGTCGATATTCAAGGCAAATGGGACTACTTCGGACCGACTGTACTCAAGCCGGAAAACCCGATTTTTTCAAAATTCAGAATTGGTATCTACGATGAAAAAATACGAATGGTCATGGATCTCAAAGGACAGACCCCGGCACCAGTCATCAGCAAGACAGAAAACGGCCTTGATATTAATGTGAAATAATTTTTTTTGGCAGGCTTAAGACGAAAAAATCCCCCGGAACTCAACCGTTCCGGGGGATTTTGCATTCATAGTTATTCAATGCAGATTATATCGAAATCATTTCCAGTGATGCTCTCTGCTCCGTAAGCTTTAACTTCGAAAGTATTTTCCACCCCGACCATGCCCACTCCGGGAATACCCTGCTTCGGCTCAAGGGCAAAGACCATACCTTCCTCAATGGGCAGGTCAAATCCTTTGGCAATGGGCGGAAAACCGTCCACTGTCAAACCGATACCATGACCGATGAAAGGAACTTTGCATTCACCGATCCCCATAAAACCTTCCATATATCCCTGCTTCTCAGCCTCAGCCATGACTTTGGCATATACATCACTGACCAGAGTTCCGGGCTTGAGATTCTCTGCAGCGAGGGCCTGCATATCCTGACAGAAAAGCTGGGCATCCAGAACCTCTTTGGGTATAGAACTTTTCGCACCGGACCAGTAAAGCTGTGTTTTATCAGTATGATACCCCTCCATGACGAATCCGCAATCAACAGATAGAGGAGCACCTGCATCCCAGAATTTATCACCGCTACCCATATAAGGGGATACTGGATGCACTCCTCGCAAACCCAACGGACCGTTAAAAGAACTGGGGTAAACGCCTGAATCTCCGGCAGAAACATGGCCGAGAAAAATCTCCTCGCCAAAACTCTGCATGCGCATGTGACCTTCATGCCCAAGCTCAAAAAACACATTCCAGAGATATTTGGCCATCTCCAACTCGCTCATGCCGATCTCAAGCAGCTCCGGAAGGACCTCCGCCAAAGCGGTGTTATGCAGATGACCGACTTCGCGCATGATTTCCAACTCCCATTCAGACTTCACAGCGCGGGAAAGAGCCAGCACTTTATCACCGGGAACAAATTTAAACTCAGGCATACGCGAAGTAAGCATTTCTCCAAGCTGCCAGGTCAGCCCTGCAGTTTCAGCTCCCATCACCTCGGTCAGGGGTTGCCCTGATTCCCGGGCAAGAGGAGCAAGTTCTTTAAATGATTTGAAGCGGACTATATTTTTAATGGTACTTTCGATTCTGGCCCGGTCAAAAGACTTGCGGACAAAAAGAACAGGCTCACCTTCCAGCGGCAGCCACACAGCACCGTTGACAAAGGAACCGGAGAGATAATAAATCTGCAAGCGCGAAAAGCAGAGCATGCCCCCAGCCTGCGGAGCCACTTCAGGAAGAAAACGGCGGCACTTTGCCCAGCGGGATTCAAGTTCACTGCGAGGTACAACTACATTTGGTTCAAGATCAGACATGGGAAATACTCCTTGGATGTATCAATTCCATATAAAAAGGATTCTTGGGAAAGAAAACCCTGTACTCGGGTAAAAGAGAGCTTTGCAAGTAGCCGGGCTTTACTGTAGCATGCGAAAATAAATTGCCTGGAGAGATCAAAAAATGCTTATAGTTGACAAAAAAAAATTAGCCGCACTTCTTGACGAGGTCAAGGTTATAGCCGTAATTGGCGCGGTGGATAAACCCGGACGCCCAGTGGACCGAGTCTGCCGTTACATGATTGATGCGGGATACCAGATTATACCTGTACACCCTAAAAGACAGGATGTATGGGGGCTTAAGACTTATAAATCTGTCACTGACATTCCCGTTCCGGTTGATCTGGTAAACCTGTTCAGGGCTTCCGAGTTCTGTGCGGGCCATGCCCGCGAAGTACTTGAACTTGAAAACATGCCCAGATGCTTCTGGATGCAGGAAGGTATTTTCAGCCCGGAAGCACGGGAGCTGCTCTCGGGTAATAACATCACCGTAATCGAAGACCGTTGCATAATGGTCGACCATATAAATTTAGCAGGCAAGAAATAATGAGTAAGGCTTTCGAATGCCGGATGTGCGGCCATTGCTGTCAGGGAGAAGGCGGCATCATCATGACAGCCAAGGACCGTACCCGTCTCGCCGGGCACCTCGGCATCTCCGAACAGGACTTGATTGAAAAACACAGCGAAACCGTGAACGGTAAGATACGCCTCCAATCCCGCGAGGACGGGTACTGTGTTTTTTATAATGAAGGCTGCGGAGTTCACCCCGGCCGACCGGATATCTGCCGCGCATGGCCATTCTTCCGGGGGAACCTTATCGACGAGATGAGTTGGGAGATGATTCAGGAATACTGTCCCGGCGTAAACAAGGAAGCCGGACACGCCGGATTTGTTAAAGAAGGCAAGCAATACATTCGCGACGAAGGCTTACGCCAGCACGACCCTGATGTTGCCCCCAACGCACTGATTACTGACGAAGATTAGTTTCTGCTATGAACACAAGACAGGCACAGAGCATTTTAAAAGTCGGACCAAACGCCAGCGAGGAGGACATCAAACGTTCTTTTCGCAAGCTGGCTTTCAGCATGCATCCTGATTTGAATCCCAGCCCTGATGCCGCCCAAAAATTCCGCGAGCTTAATGAGGCCTACGTCTTCCTCAAGAACGTGGCAGGCAACACCGGAGCCGCAAAATCTTCTGCGGAAAAGCGTTCATACACCCGGACAAAATCAGATTTCAAGTCACACTCGGACCGCAAGACCGCTCGCGAAGGTGCCAGCGCCTACCGGGCCCAGCAGTCCAGAGCCAAAACCGAAACGCGCAGCAACAATACTTCAAATGCCCAGCAGAGCCGTTACTTTTTCCAGAAGGAAGAGGACGTGCTCAAAGATATTTTGAATGACCCCTTTGCCCGGCAGGTTTTTGAAGATATCTACAGCCAGATCAGCAAAGACAAACCTTTTCAGAAACCTTCAGCCCCGATCAAAGAACGCAAACTGAATCTCAACTGGGGAGACAAAACCGCATCTGTAGATGTTTCCTCCGGTTTTGGGTCAGGGGTTAAAGCATGGTTTCAAGGGCAACTTGATTTTGAACAGACAGTTTCTTTTCCGGCCTCAGCCCTGCATCCGGGCCGGACAGTACGCATCACCCTTCAGCAGGGGATTCGCAAAAAGAGCAAAACCCTTGAAATCACCCTGCCCCGCGATTTCGTCATCGGGCGCCCTATCCGCCTCAAAGGTCAGGGTCGCAAACTCGGTCCCTTCAAAGGGGACCTGTACCTGCGCATACTGGCAAAATAATTTTTCGCCCGACATATTTTCTTTTGATGAAAAATAATTCCACGGGCTACATTTTTTCTTGTTTTCCTTCGATTTTTTGACTAGCTCCTATATATAGAACAGAACCGTTATATACTGCCTCCTCAAGGCAGCCGTTCTTTCGGATTCATTTCTGCATCCGGAATATATACCCTCATTAAAGTTACAGACTTCTGCGGTTCAATAAGTATTTAACAAACACAAGGGGGCCCCTCTCATGCTGGCGATTCTTGACTACAAGGCCGGAAACCAGACCAGTGTGCAGCGCGCACTGAATAAACTCGGCATTCCGAATCAGATCACTGCCGACAAGGAAATTCTGTCCAACGCAACAGGCATCATCTTTCCCGGTGTCGGAGCTGCCGGGCAGGCCATGGATGAACTCACATCCGGTGGACTGGATGAACTTCTGAAAGATCTCGTGCAGCAGAAAAAACCGCTGCTCGGAATCTGTGTCGGCTGTCAGATTCTTCTGGATTACAGCGAAGAAAACGACACTCAGGCTCTTTCCGTAATCCCCGGAGAATGCCGTCTCTTCAACCCTTCATGGGAAGACTACGAAGGCATACCCATCCGTGTTCCCCACATGGGCTGGAACCAGATTGAACTCAAGCAGGACTGCATCCTTTTCAAGGACGTTGACCCTGAAGCACATTTTTATTTCGTACACAGTTACTATCCGGCTCCCGAAGAAAAATACATCATCGGTGAAACCATCTATGGGCGCCCCTTCTGCTCCCTGCATGGACGCGAAGGACTGTGGGCCGTTCAGTTCCACCCCGAAAAGAGCGGACGCCCCGGCCTGAAGCTGCTTTCCAATTTCTATGAATACTGCAAGGAGGTTTCCGATGCTTAGTAAAAGAGTCATCCCTTGCCTTGATGTAAGGAACGGAGTCCTCACCAAGGGCATCAAATTCAAAGGCAATGTCGATATCGGCGATCCCGTGGAAACCGCTCGCCTCTACTACGAACAGGGTGCAGACGAAATCGTCTTCTACGACATAACAGCATCATCCGAAGGTCGCGGAATCTTCCTCGACGTAGTAGAACGTGTTGCTTCGGAAATATTCATTCCCTTCTCGGTGGGCGGCGGCATCAACTCCGTAAAGGATATGCGTGACGTACTCCTTGCCGGAGCTGAAAAGGTTTCCGTGAACTCCGGTGCGGTTAAGAATCCGGACATCATCAGCGAAGGAGCCGCTGCATTCGGTTCCCAGTGTGTGGTCCTCGGCATGGATGTTAAACGCGTTGAAAAATCCGAAAAAATTCCTTCCGGTTTCGAGATCGTCATCAACGGCGGCCGCAAATACATGGGCATTGATGCTCTGGAATGGGCCAAAACCGGGGAATCACTCGGAGCAGGCGAAATCTGCCTCAACTCCATTGACGCTGACGGCGTAAAAACCGGGTATGACCTCGAACTTACCCGCCTTGTGGCCGAAAGCGTACAGATTCCCGTTATCGCATCCGGCGGTGCAGGCAATCCGCAGCACATGGTCGATGCCGTAACCAAAGGCCGTGCCACTGCAGCGCTCATCGCCTCCATCGTTCACTACGGAGATTACACCATCCCGCAGCTGAAAGATTACATGGCTTCCAAGGGTGTGCGTGTCCGCAACAGCTGGTAAAGGCATGCCTCCGGCGGCTCTCCGAGGGCCAAAGAAACTTTTTGAAAAAAGTTTCTCTGAACTCTTCAAAAACTTTTAATTGATTGGGCAGTTGCCAGCTTGGCTGATCGTGCTATTAAAAACTTTAAAGGCGAGGTTGATTTCTCAACTTCGCCTTTTCTTATTTGTTCAGCAACTCTTCTACCAGTTGTAGATACGGCTCAATTCCGCACGGCACATCATCCGGCCATTGGAATGGTTCGCAACTGTCTTTCATAGCGGTCGCGCTGATCATCCCGGCCAGCTTCATGTAATCAGAGGGATCATCAATAATCTGCTCGTCAGGCAGGAAGTAACTGCTTCCATTGTCGCGGGAACTGATTACCGGACACCCGCAGGCCAGAGCCTCAAGCACCGAGTTGGAGCAGGCATC encodes the following:
- the hisF gene encoding imidazole glycerol phosphate synthase subunit HisF, which produces MLSKRVIPCLDVRNGVLTKGIKFKGNVDIGDPVETARLYYEQGADEIVFYDITASSEGRGIFLDVVERVASEIFIPFSVGGGINSVKDMRDVLLAGAEKVSVNSGAVKNPDIISEGAAAFGSQCVVLGMDVKRVEKSEKIPSGFEIVINGGRKYMGIDALEWAKTGESLGAGEICLNSIDADGVKTGYDLELTRLVAESVQIPVIASGGAGNPQHMVDAVTKGRATAALIASIVHYGDYTIPQLKDYMASKGVRVRNSW
- the hisH gene encoding imidazole glycerol phosphate synthase subunit HisH codes for the protein MLAILDYKAGNQTSVQRALNKLGIPNQITADKEILSNATGIIFPGVGAAGQAMDELTSGGLDELLKDLVQQKKPLLGICVGCQILLDYSEENDTQALSVIPGECRLFNPSWEDYEGIPIRVPHMGWNQIELKQDCILFKDVDPEAHFYFVHSYYPAPEEKYIIGETIYGRPFCSLHGREGLWAVQFHPEKSGRPGLKLLSNFYEYCKEVSDA
- a CDS encoding CoA-binding protein, with translation MLIVDKKKLAALLDEVKVIAVIGAVDKPGRPVDRVCRYMIDAGYQIIPVHPKRQDVWGLKTYKSVTDIPVPVDLVNLFRASEFCAGHAREVLELENMPRCFWMQEGIFSPEARELLSGNNITVIEDRCIMVDHINLAGKK
- a CDS encoding AMIN domain-containing protein → MTKKQKRIVQCPFCDSNRLYFRRGLVSDVLISLLIPVRSYSCGSCSRSFRRFGNYFTSKQALIHIFGALAILAVINPQLLLPESWLLQEEQAETSPVAEPNIEIIESEPANELPLLSMAIVNATNSSFDISNGTVVIAPTNGTNDATQNNATQANATAKTILSFNGTDVGNSTAPAKKDEEVKNTEEEKHSLQAGKLKSIYFKEVDGQTRISLDLGGAPLSYTSFFLKDPNRLVVDIQGKWDYFGPTVLKPENPIFSKFRIGIYDEKIRMVMDLKGQTPAPVISKTENGLDINVK
- a CDS encoding Xaa-Pro peptidase family protein; the encoded protein is MSDLEPNVVVPRSELESRWAKCRRFLPEVAPQAGGMLCFSRLQIYYLSGSFVNGAVWLPLEGEPVLFVRKSFDRARIESTIKNIVRFKSFKELAPLARESGQPLTEVMGAETAGLTWQLGEMLTSRMPEFKFVPGDKVLALSRAVKSEWELEIMREVGHLHNTALAEVLPELLEIGMSELEMAKYLWNVFFELGHEGHMRMQSFGEEIFLGHVSAGDSGVYPSSFNGPLGLRGVHPVSPYMGSGDKFWDAGAPLSVDCGFVMEGYHTDKTQLYWSGAKSSIPKEVLDAQLFCQDMQALAAENLKPGTLVSDVYAKVMAEAEKQGYMEGFMGIGECKVPFIGHGIGLTVDGFPPIAKGFDLPIEEGMVFALEPKQGIPGVGMVGVENTFEVKAYGAESITGNDFDIICIE
- a CDS encoding DnaJ domain-containing protein; the encoded protein is MNTRQAQSILKVGPNASEEDIKRSFRKLAFSMHPDLNPSPDAAQKFRELNEAYVFLKNVAGNTGAAKSSAEKRSYTRTKSDFKSHSDRKTAREGASAYRAQQSRAKTETRSNNTSNAQQSRYFFQKEEDVLKDILNDPFARQVFEDIYSQISKDKPFQKPSAPIKERKLNLNWGDKTASVDVSSGFGSGVKAWFQGQLDFEQTVSFPASALHPGRTVRITLQQGIRKKSKTLEITLPRDFVIGRPIRLKGQGRKLGPFKGDLYLRILAK
- a CDS encoding YkgJ family cysteine cluster protein yields the protein MSKAFECRMCGHCCQGEGGIIMTAKDRTRLAGHLGISEQDLIEKHSETVNGKIRLQSREDGYCVFYNEGCGVHPGRPDICRAWPFFRGNLIDEMSWEMIQEYCPGVNKEAGHAGFVKEGKQYIRDEGLRQHDPDVAPNALITDED